In Amblyraja radiata isolate CabotCenter1 chromosome 28, sAmbRad1.1.pri, whole genome shotgun sequence, one DNA window encodes the following:
- the LOC116988962 gene encoding P2Y purinoceptor 4-like, which produces MASTEETGNSSFIAPMNRTCLLDEQFLTRMMPPTITIFFILATSFNSLALWIFCSHIKKKTSIDILMLNLCISDLLFTLTYPLVIIYHSNNNYWIFGNFVCKLQTFLMYCSGVAGIFFLTCISNYRCYVIIKPIQSKSRITKKCTIVICVLIWLLAGIFAFQSFFTINVFELNGKLHCMSYNHPITEEVLLTSNIILFILTFGIPFTSLLVSTLLIQRKLANLTLTAHSENCRHAVRLMMVILCIFVICFLPINVTRLIVSIMRVKSCKNYQQIGVVYYCCVLALYANSFLDPFVYFYAGTKYRSKLINAIKGVAFCNKLPAAPNPTVNQKCDL; this is translated from the coding sequence ATGGCTTCTACTGAAGAAACAGGCAATTCATCATTCATAGCCCCAATGAATAGAACATGTTTGCTGGATGAACAGTTCCTCACAAGAATGATGCCTCCGACCATTACAATCTTCTTCATTTTAGCTACAAGCTTCAACAGTCTGGCCCTATGGATATTTTGCTCGCACATAAAGAAAAAGACCTCAATTGACATTTTGATGTTGAATCTGTGCATAAGTGACTTGCTTTTCACACTCACCTATCCTCTGGTAATAATTTACCACAGCAACAACAATTATTGGATATTTGGAAACTTtgtgtgcaaactccaaacattcCTCATGTATTGCTCCGGGGTGGCAGGTATCTTCTTCCTGACATGCATCAGCAATTATCGATGTTACGTGATCATCAAGCCTATCCAGTCCAAAAGCCGGATTACAAAGAAATGTACCATTGTCATTTGTGTGTTGATCTGGCTGTTAGCTGGTATCTTTGCATTTCAGTCTTTTTTTACAATCAATGTTTTTGAATTGAATGGAAAACTACATTGTATGAGCTACAATCATCCAATTACAGAGGAAGTTTTACTCACTTCcaatattattttgtttattctgACCTTTGGAATTCCATTTACATCCTTGCTGGTGTCAACTTTACTTATTCAAAGGAAATTGGCCAACTTGACATTAACTGCTCATTCAGAAAATTGCCGACATGCTGTCAGGTTGATGATGGTGATATTGTGCATCTTTGTAATATGCTTTCTTCCTATAAATGTAACACGTTTAATTGTGTCCATTATGCGTGTCAAGAGCTGCAAAAATTACCAACAAATCGGAGTGGTTTACTACTGTTGCGTTCTTGCCCTTTATGCCAATAGCTTTCTGgatccttttgtgtatttttacGCTGGCACCAAATATCGTTCAAAGCTCATTAATGCCATCAAAGGTGTGGCCttttgtaacaagctgccagcagCACCCAATCCAACAGTGAATCAAAAGTGTGACCTTTAA